Part of the Armatimonadia bacterium genome is shown below.
ACAACACGGCCTATGGTGGGAAGGATACCATCGAGGGGCTGTCCACCTGCTTCATGATTCGCAAGGTGGCCCAGTATGCGCGAACCGTCGAGGAGGGCGTTCGCATCGTCCAGGAGACTCCGCGCGCCTGTGGCACCAACCTGCTGATCGCGGGAGGTAACCCACCTGCAGCCGCGATCGTGGAGTTCGACCACGACAAGGTCGCCGTCCGCTGGGCACACAAGGGCTATGTCTGCGCCGACAACTCCTTCCGCCTACTGGGGCAGGTCACGACGCTTGCGGGGTTCGAGGGCGACGCTGGGTCTGAGGCCGGGCCTCGGACGGAGTCTCAGGACCTTCTGGAAGACGACAGCTTCGGCGGCTACTGGCTCTCGCGAGACCAGTTGCTGGCGAAGCTCATACGCACCAACTTCGGGCTGATCGACGACAGCATGAACTTCGCTGCCGCCGAGGGAGTGCCGATCCGCTCAATCAACCTCCAGAGCGCACTGCTATTCCCGCAGCGCCTTACCTTCCGGCTCTCCATGGGCAAGGTCCCGGCGGCCGACCAGGCCTACCGGCGCTTCGCCATGACACACCAAGGGATCGTCAGCGACAACTGAGCTGCGCTGCCGACGCCGTGCCCTACTTCGGACCCGTCGAAGGCTTCGCACCCGGAACCAGCGGCGGCTTGGTTGTTGTTGGCTGGCTCTGGAGAAGCTGAGGTCCCGTCGAAGAGCCGCCTAGGGTCGAGGTTGCCCCCGCGGCAACCGGGTACGTCGTCTCAGCCAGCTTCGCCAGGGTCTTGCAGTCGTACTTGGTGATGTGCCCCTGGAAGATCACGAACAAGCACCCGTCGCTGATGAGCGCGACCGGCTGGTTCACAACTACCTGCGGAGCTGCGGCTCCCGACGACAGCCCACCCACGGCACCCAGTCCGCCAAGAGCACCGAGCAGCCCCAGACCGCCTCCGCCACCCAGGCCGCCGAGTCCCAGATCGCCCAGCTCATCCATCTGGCAGTAGCCGGAGGTCGCCAGGCCAAGAGCCAGGATCACCATCAGACCCGCTACGCTTCTCATACGTGGACACCCCTTCCTGTCAGGACGGCATGTTTCAAGCCTGTCTCGTGCGTCGGTCCCTGTCTTGGCGTCGAAGGCAGACCGCCGGGACCGTCCCTGTGGCCTTCCTTCGTTGTCAACAGCGCCCACTCCTTGCCGGTTCCAAGGGACGTCACAGCTCGCGCTCTGAAGCGCGGTGAGAAGCTGACAACCGGCTGTCGCCAAAGACCCCGGCCGATGCTAAGCCGGGGTCTTTGGCGAAGGTCGGATTGTCTAGACGTTATCTATTCAGCGAGAACCTTGACCTGGTCGGCTCGGGGGCCCTTGGGGTCTTGGACCACCTCGAACTCGACACGAACTCCCTCCTCCAGCGAGCGATAGCCGTCGCCGAGGATGCCGGAGTAGTGGACGAAGACGTCCTCTCCCCCGCCGTCGCGTTCGATGAACCCATAGCCCTTCTGGTCATTGAACCACTTGACTTTGCCGGTCTCCACGTGCTACACCTCCTCTCCGCCCGAACCAGCGCGCCTTCTGAACCGGCAAGTCAAACGGACAATGCCATCAGAACCGGACTGGTTTCGCATGCTGCCTCACACCGTGCTGACCCTTCGGTCAGTAGACCTGAGCACAGCGTAACACATAAGTGCTACCTGTCCCAAGGGCGAAAATAGCACGATCGGCGAGAGACTGTCAACAGGTTTCTGTGCATCTCCTTACTTCCACCATGTGATGACATACCGTCTTTAGTATATCTTCAGCATCGTCAGGCCAAACGGCCGCGACCTTTCACAAAACGCCATATGCGACAGGAGGCACGGATACGTGAAGACCTATATCATGACTGACCTCGAAGGCTGTGCCGGAATCCCCAGTTGGCATGACTATGGCGCACCCGAACACCGCTGGTACGAGTATGCCCGGGAGCTTGTCACACTGGAGACGAGTGCAGCGGTGCAAGGCTGCCTCGATGCCGGGGCGACCGAGGTCCTCGTCGTAGACGGACATGGCCACGGCGCGATCAACCCTCTGCTCCTGCACCCTGAGGCGAAGCTGCTGTTCGGGCGCCCTCTCGGCTACCCCTTCGGCTGCGATGACAGCTTCGACGTCGCGCTCATGGTCGGGCAGCACGCCAAGGCGAACACCGACGGTGGTCACCTGTGCCACACCGGGTCCTTTTCGGTCGAGAACGAGACCATCAACGGGGTGTCCGTCGGGGAGATGGGCGTCAATATGCTCTTCTGCGCGTACTTCCACGTGCCCACCGTTCTCGTGTGCGGTGACGAGGCGGCGGCTGCGGAAGCTCGGGCCCTGGTGCCCAACATCGAGACCGCGGCGGTCAAACAGGGACTACGACGGGGCTCCGCGGAGGGGCTCACGACTGAGCAGAACAGCCGCTTCAACGGCGGTGCGATCCACCTGCACCCGACCCGTGCCCGCGAGCTGATTCGCGATCGTGCCCGGGCGGCCCTCACCCGTGCCTCCGAGATTCAGCCCTTCTGGCTTGAGCCGCCCTATGAGCGTGAGATGGTCCTGCGAGCCACCGAGGAAGAGCCCCGCAAGATCGGGCGCGCTCGGGCCAAGGACCTCCTCGAGCTGCTCGCGACTCCGCTGCAGTGGGAGCCGCTCAAGGACGAGTAGGCGCGACCGGCAGCAGTCCCTGCCGGGCCTACCCGCTCGCAAGCAGGGACTGCGCGAGGATCCGCACGGCAACTTCCATCGTCTTCACCGCATCCCCAAAATGCGAGGGCGGCTGGGTGCCTGCCTTCACGGCGTCGATGAACTCGCGGTTCTTGGCCTCGAAGCCGCCGTAGACGTGGAACTCGGCACTCCCGGCCTCCTCCTGGGTATCGAACTCTACTCCCTGTGTGTCGCCGTCCGCGTATAGGTGCCCTTTGCCCTCATGCTCTGCCTCTGCGCAGATCCCGGGAGCGTGCATCTCGACCTTGAAGATGCGGCGGCCACTGGTCCAGCTGTTCATCATGACCCCGGTCGCGCCGTTGTCGAACTCGAGCATCGCGGTGATGAAGTTGATGTCCGGCACCTGCACTCTGCGCGTGACACTGTGTATCCGGACCACCTCGCCCCCACAGATCCAGCGCAGCGTATCAATCGCATGGACCCCGTCGTCCATCATGTGGTCGCGCGCACCCAGGAAAGGCTTGGCTTCGCACTTGTAGAAGGTGCAGACGCCGTGGGTCATCGGGCCGCGCTTCAGGCACTCCTCACGCAGCTTCACGACCATCGGACAGGTCCGCCGCTGGAAGCTCACCTGGGTGATGCAGGACTTCTCGGCGGCCAGATAGGCCAGCGCCTGGGCCTCGTGCAACGTGATTCCCATCGGTTTCTCGATGTACAGGTTCAGCCCGTGCTGCAGGCACCAGGTCCACACGTCGTACATATCGTGGGGCGGACCGATCGCGTAGACCGCGTCCGGCGCCACGTCCTCGATCATCTTCTGGTAGTCGACGTACCGACGCTCGATCTCGTACTTGTCGCCCGTCGCCTTGAGCCGTTCCTCGTCGAGGTCGCACAGTGCCGCGATCTTGACGTCCTTGAAGGAGGCCAGGGAGGGATAGTGAACGCGGTTTGCCATTGCGCCGGCGCCGACCATCGCGACTCGTACTCGTCGCTTGCGTGATGGTCGCTTGCCTGAAGTCGGAGAGGCCATGTCAGATCACCTCGTGGCTGCGGGGAATGCGGTTCCTCTTCCCCACCGGGCCAAAGGCACCTTCCAGCGGCGTATCGCCTCGAGTCTTTGGCACCGCCTTCTGCGAAGTCCGGCGCACAGACGCCTTCAAGGTTCCCAGGGGCCAGACCTTCGGGTCTGGCCCTTTTCGTATGTGTGGGGCCGGTGGCAGGTGCGGCGGCAGGTCCCGCGGAAGTAGCACAACACTGCGTCTCATCCGGTGCTGCAGGAGGCAAACGCCATGCGTAAGGTCCTGTGGGTCGTTCTCCTTGCGGGTTGCATCGTCCAGTCCGCCTTCGCCGCCTACAGCATCGACGGCAACAAGGTCGTGTCGGGGCAGGTCCGCTTCAGCGTGTTGACGCCGACGCTGATCCGCCTCGAGACCTCGCCGACCGGCACCTTCGTCGACGATCCCTCGGTCCTTGCCGTGAACCGCAACTGGCCGACCAGCCAATTCCGGGTGACCATCGAGGACGAGTGGCTCGTGCTTCGCACCTCAGCGCTCGAACTCCGCTGGCTGGAGGGTCGGTTGCCCTTCGACGAGTCCAACCTGATGATCTCATGGAAGACCGGCGGCGCAGGCGGTACGTGGCGTCCCGGTCGTCAAGACACCGCTAACCTCCTGGGAACCCGCGGTGCCCTTGATGGCATTGGTCGCGGGAATCTGCCACCCTTAGGAAACGGCCTGCTCAGTCGCGAGGGATGGACCGTTCTCGACGACTCCCAGCGGCCGCTGTGGCTGGGTGAAGAGCAGTGGCTGAAGGAGCGCCCGGATCCGCGTGCGACCGACTGGTACTTCTTCGCCTACGGACAGCAGTACGGCCACCTGCTGCAGGAGTACGTCACGCTCTGCGGCCGGATTCCCATGCTGCCGCGGTATGCCTGGGGGACCTGGTACTCACGCTATTGGGCCTTCACGGATGCCGAGGAGAAGGCAATCGTGACCAAGTTTCGCGAGCTGGACATCCCGCTCGACGTGTTGGTCATCGATGTGGACTGGCACAAGTACGGCTGGGAAGGCTACGACTGGAACGAGAAGCTCTTCCCCGATCCCGAGGGCTTCCTCAGGTGGGTTCACGAGCAGGGCGTGCAGGTGACGGCCAACAACCACCCGGGCACTCCACTGCCGGTCGAGGATTCCCACCATGTGGACGCAGCGAAGATGGCAGGCGTCACCGGCGATGCACTGAAGCAGCCACTCGGCTGGAACCTCGCCGACCAGAAGAGCAACCGGGCCTTTGTGGAGGCGGTGCACTGGCCACTGGAGCGCATCGGCATCGACTTCTGGTGGATCGACGGCGCGGCCCCTTCGCGCATGAAGGGTCTCGACAGCTCGATGTGGTGCGCCAAGACCTACTTCGACGGCACCGGGCGCCGCACCGGTCAGCGATCACTCACCTTCAGCCGCTATGGGGGCCTGGGCCAGCACCGCTATCCGGCGGGCTTCTCCGGCGACGTCCACTCGGAATGGGACGTGCTCAACTACGAGGTGCGCTTCACTGCCCGGGCCGGGAACGTTGCCCTCCCCTACTGGTCGCATGACATCGGCGGGTTCCTGGGCAACCGTCTCGACCCCGAGCTGTACGTCCGCTGGTGCCAGTTCGGGTCGCTCAGCCCCGTGAACCGTCTCCACAGCGCTCACGGTATTCGCGAGCCCTGGGAGTACGGGGAGGACGCCCAGCGGATCGTCCGCGACTACTTCCAGCTTCGGCAGCGTCTCTTCCCCTACTTCAACACCTGCCAGCGCGAGGTCTACGACACCGGGATGCCGCTGTGTCGGGCACTCTACATGCACTGGCCACAGCTCGCAGAATCCTACGAGTACGACTACGAGTACATGCTCGGGCCGAGCCTGCTCGTGGCACCCGTGGCTACAAAGACGGATGGCGGTACGAGCCTCAAGGAGCTCTGGCTTCCGCCCGGTTACTGGTGGGACTACTGGACCGGCGAGCTCTACCAGGGGCCACGGCGCATGACCTACCGGGCACCGCTCGACCGCTGTCCCATGTTCGCCCGGGCCGGGGCCATCCTGCCGATGCAGCCCGACATGAGCTACCAGGGCCAGATGCAGCCGGACCCGCTCACGATCCACGTCTGGACGGGAGCCGACGGGAAGCTCGACCTGTATGAGGACGACGGCCTGACGCTGGCATACCAGCAGGACGGGTTCACAACCACGCCCCTACGCTACTCCGAGCAGGGCTCAAGGGCACGTCTGACCCTCGGACCTCGCCGCGGGAGCTTCGCCGGAGCTGCGGACGCTCGTGCCTATGATGTGCTGCTCCACGGCACTGCACGCCCGCTCTCGGTGACCTGCAACGATCGCAAGATCGGCTTCCGGCCGGCCGCTCCCATGCGCCCCGGTGAGTGGTGGGACTACGACGCGAAGACAGAGACGATGTCCCTCCACCTCCCGGAGAAGGTCACCCCCAAGACCGCGCTGGAGATCACCATCGAGGGCATATCACCGTCGGATTCCACAGCAGCCCGGACGCAGTTGACGGCCATGCGTGCCTGTGCCGATGCCGCCGTGCGGCTGGCCTCGGATGCCCATGTGCCGGAGGCGGCGCTGGATTCCCTGCGCAAAGCACTCAGCCTGGCCGACGCCGCGATTGCCCAAGTCCGCGAGGGCGCTGAGACCGGTCCTGCCATCGAGGCGACCACCGAGGCCTTCCGTCAGGCCTGGACTGCTCTCGGCGAGGTTCCGCAGGACAGCAGAACGCCGGTCCTGCAAGCCCTGGCCGGAGTCAGCGCAACCTCACGGCTGACCACTGTGCCCGCGTCCGGCCAGTACCAGGTGCGTTCACTCGTAGCCTCCGCCTACCCGATGCCGGGGTCACTGCTGGTCGCAGCTCCCTCGGAGCGCGTCAAGGCCGATCTGGTCGGCCCGGTGGTAGCCGATCTCGGCAGCTTCGCGCAGACGGGCGCGGGTACTCTGAGCTACACACTCAGAGCCCCGGACGTGAAGGGGCCTGTTCCCCTGGGCCTGCTCGAGACCGGTGCCTGCTTCACCCTCGACTGGAACGGCGTGGCAGTACCCATCCTTGCGTGCTCCGGCTTCGACTGCAGCTTCGTACAGCAGTGGCACCTGATCGGGCCCTTCCCCAATGCCGGTAGCAAGGGGCTCGCCACCGTCTACCCGCCGGAGCAGCACGTGGACCTCGGCAAGAGCTATCCCGGCGAAGGCGGCCTGGCCAAGTGGCAGACGACCTCATGGACTCTGCCCTCTCCTGATAGTGACCCAGCCGTCTTCGTTAACCTGGAGAAGCTGTTCAAACCCAAGGATCATGTGGTAGCCTATGCAGTGGCCTACCTCCTGGCCGACGAGGCGAAGGACGTCCTTCTGTCGGTGGGAACCGACGACGGTTGCAAGCTCTGGCTGAACGGGGAACTCAAGCTCGATCACCCGGAACCCAGGGCACCTGAGCCAGGCCAGGACAAGATCCCGGTGCATCTCAATCAGGGCGTCAACACCGTGCTCCTCAAAGTCGCCAACGAGGGCGGCCAGTGGGGCCTGTACCTTCAGGTGACCGGGCCGGACGGCAAGCCGGTCCCGGGCCTAAAGAGCACCTTGAGCCTCTAGGGGCCTGCTCTCCCTAGACCCTCTCGAAGGAAAGGAAGACTGACGATATGGCTTCAGAACACAAGCATTCCTGCCCAACCTGTGGAGGCGCGGCCTGCGCAGCGGGACATCTGTGCACCCCCGTGGATCACGAAGCGGAGAAGTGCGACTGGTGCGGCTCGATGATCGTCAACGAGCGCCACATGTGCTCGGGCAAGCTTCCCCAGGTGGCCTACATCTGCAACTCCTGCGGCCGCACGGCCGTCAGCCCGGAGTACCTGTGTAAGCCGGAGAAGATCAAGTAGCCTCCCTGTTGCCGTCCGGGCAGGCCCTCGCTGAGGATCCTGCCCGGACGGTGGCAAGCCCACCAGACT
Proteins encoded:
- a CDS encoding C45 family peptidase encodes the protein MRRQPLTALLLVLTLSACAGASEAPYPAGKASHVNGYLVLHLAGDGEQLGHQQARLAGRLVKRVVKEVLLEGEAAGAKYEPMMRGAAVMERYLPEEWRAELKALARDTGLRYLDLVALQLFGDIQRGQRCTTYAALGPATRSGECIVGRNMDFWDHGVSRYAGCILHYTPSTGLPFMTVSWCGIINGWTAMNSAGIVCANNTAYGGKDTIEGLSTCFMIRKVAQYARTVEEGVRIVQETPRACGTNLLIAGGNPPAAAIVEFDHDKVAVRWAHKGYVCADNSFRLLGQVTTLAGFEGDAGSEAGPRTESQDLLEDDSFGGYWLSRDQLLAKLIRTNFGLIDDSMNFAAAEGVPIRSINLQSALLFPQRLTFRLSMGKVPAADQAYRRFAMTHQGIVSDN
- a CDS encoding cold-shock protein; its protein translation is METGKVKWFNDQKGYGFIERDGGGEDVFVHYSGILGDGYRSLEEGVRVEFEVVQDPKGPRADQVKVLAE
- a CDS encoding M55 family metallopeptidase, with the translated sequence MKTYIMTDLEGCAGIPSWHDYGAPEHRWYEYARELVTLETSAAVQGCLDAGATEVLVVDGHGHGAINPLLLHPEAKLLFGRPLGYPFGCDDSFDVALMVGQHAKANTDGGHLCHTGSFSVENETINGVSVGEMGVNMLFCAYFHVPTVLVCGDEAAAAEARALVPNIETAAVKQGLRRGSAEGLTTEQNSRFNGGAIHLHPTRARELIRDRARAALTRASEIQPFWLEPPYEREMVLRATEEEPRKIGRARAKDLLELLATPLQWEPLKDE
- a CDS encoding Gfo/Idh/MocA family oxidoreductase codes for the protein MASPTSGKRPSRKRRVRVAMVGAGAMANRVHYPSLASFKDVKIAALCDLDEERLKATGDKYEIERRYVDYQKMIEDVAPDAVYAIGPPHDMYDVWTWCLQHGLNLYIEKPMGITLHEAQALAYLAAEKSCITQVSFQRRTCPMVVKLREECLKRGPMTHGVCTFYKCEAKPFLGARDHMMDDGVHAIDTLRWICGGEVVRIHSVTRRVQVPDINFITAMLEFDNGATGVMMNSWTSGRRIFKVEMHAPGICAEAEHEGKGHLYADGDTQGVEFDTQEEAGSAEFHVYGGFEAKNREFIDAVKAGTQPPSHFGDAVKTMEVAVRILAQSLLASG
- a CDS encoding TIM-barrel domain-containing protein, translating into MRKVLWVVLLAGCIVQSAFAAYSIDGNKVVSGQVRFSVLTPTLIRLETSPTGTFVDDPSVLAVNRNWPTSQFRVTIEDEWLVLRTSALELRWLEGRLPFDESNLMISWKTGGAGGTWRPGRQDTANLLGTRGALDGIGRGNLPPLGNGLLSREGWTVLDDSQRPLWLGEEQWLKERPDPRATDWYFFAYGQQYGHLLQEYVTLCGRIPMLPRYAWGTWYSRYWAFTDAEEKAIVTKFRELDIPLDVLVIDVDWHKYGWEGYDWNEKLFPDPEGFLRWVHEQGVQVTANNHPGTPLPVEDSHHVDAAKMAGVTGDALKQPLGWNLADQKSNRAFVEAVHWPLERIGIDFWWIDGAAPSRMKGLDSSMWCAKTYFDGTGRRTGQRSLTFSRYGGLGQHRYPAGFSGDVHSEWDVLNYEVRFTARAGNVALPYWSHDIGGFLGNRLDPELYVRWCQFGSLSPVNRLHSAHGIREPWEYGEDAQRIVRDYFQLRQRLFPYFNTCQREVYDTGMPLCRALYMHWPQLAESYEYDYEYMLGPSLLVAPVATKTDGGTSLKELWLPPGYWWDYWTGELYQGPRRMTYRAPLDRCPMFARAGAILPMQPDMSYQGQMQPDPLTIHVWTGADGKLDLYEDDGLTLAYQQDGFTTTPLRYSEQGSRARLTLGPRRGSFAGAADARAYDVLLHGTARPLSVTCNDRKIGFRPAAPMRPGEWWDYDAKTETMSLHLPEKVTPKTALEITIEGISPSDSTAARTQLTAMRACADAAVRLASDAHVPEAALDSLRKALSLADAAIAQVREGAETGPAIEATTEAFRQAWTALGEVPQDSRTPVLQALAGVSATSRLTTVPASGQYQVRSLVASAYPMPGSLLVAAPSERVKADLVGPVVADLGSFAQTGAGTLSYTLRAPDVKGPVPLGLLETGACFTLDWNGVAVPILACSGFDCSFVQQWHLIGPFPNAGSKGLATVYPPEQHVDLGKSYPGEGGLAKWQTTSWTLPSPDSDPAVFVNLEKLFKPKDHVVAYAVAYLLADEAKDVLLSVGTDDGCKLWLNGELKLDHPEPRAPEPGQDKIPVHLNQGVNTVLLKVANEGGQWGLYLQVTGPDGKPVPGLKSTLSL